The genome window CCGTGCACCTGCCCCCTCCTGGTCCCTGTGCCAGGCAGGGGGGCAGCCTGTTGGCTCCTGCAGGGCCCTGAAGCACGACAACCTGCTCCAGTGTCTGGCCCAGTGCGCAGAGGTGACGCCCTACCTTCTGGTCATGGAGTTCTGCCCCATGGTGAGTGGCTGCCCACTACCACCTCTGCCACCAAGCTAGGGGCCCCCTAACTCCCTGGTTCCCAGGAGCAACCACTGTCAGCAGGGGTGGGGACTGTTAGTCCTAGGCCAGGCAGGAGGCTGACATCTCTTTCACCTCTTGGGGCGTCTTTACTGCATGTCATCCCTGAGGGCCACCAGCAATCTGGACCCTGCTGTCCAGCTGCCTCCCTAGGTGGCCATGACCTCTATGGCTTCCCTGGCATGTGGGGAGGGGCTCCCTTGCACTGGATGGGGTCAACAGCTTGGGGAGGAACCTGTGACCTCGGGCCACCTTCCTGGGGTCTGTCCTGTTCAGCGTCCTGCTTAGTTGTGCCATGTGGGGTCTGTTCTGGGTGGCCACAGCATGTGTGGACTGACTGGTTATGGGGCTGCCCCTCTTGGCAGGGGGATCTCAAGGGTTACCTGCGGAGCTGCCGAGTGGCTGAGTCCATGGCACCtgaccccctgaccctgcagcgCATGGCCTGTGAGGTGTCCTGCGGTGTCCTACACCTGCACCGCCATAACTATGTGCACAGGTGAGGGCTGTGGGGATCCTTCTTGGGCTGAGGGGAGACCCTCCCCTGACACAGCCTCTGGGGACCACTGCCCAAAGGAGCTCCACCAACTATCCAGAGGACCAGGATGGGCATACTATCTGCTGTCTGTGGGTGCCCAGAGAGAGAGCGTGTGGCTGTCCTCTGGCCCCAAGGTAGTGCCTCCAGCTGCTGGCACTTCCTCCTGGTCCCCTGCTCCAGTCCCCAGGGAGATGGTGctgtcctcctcctgctctgtccCCTGAGGTCGGCGAGCCAGCCAGCGTGGGGTCCCCAGAAGACGTGGCCATGGACATGGCCGTCCTCCCCAACAACATCCTGGTGCTGAGTGATGATCAACAACTCCAGCATCAGTGATTTTGTTGCAGAGGGCAGCTGCTAGCCTCCCGGTCTGATGCTGAGCCCTGCCTGCACCCCGAGTGCAGGCCTGTGCCCCCCATCTGTGTCCCCCTAGTGGCAGCCTCTGGCAGATGTGTGCTGCCCGTGTGTATGTGTCCAGGGCCCCCAACACCCCCGTGGGCACCCAGGGCTGGGTTGGAGGtagtggtggggagggagagccaTCAGGAACACTGGACCCCAGCTGCACCTTGGGTACCCCTGGGatgtggggggagggcaggaacAGAAACCTTAAGACACTTCAAACATCTGTGCACTCATGGATTCCCAGCTCCCTGGAGCCGCCCTGCTACAAGCCAAAGTGGCAGGAAAGATTTTGGGGCTGAGGAGGGGTTATACACTGGAGTCCCAGGGAAAGAGGGGGGCAGGCACTGGGATAGGTCCCAGTGGCAGCCAGACCTTGTTTACATTTTCTCTGAGACTTGTCCTTATGGATTCCCCAGTGCCTGGCCTGGAAGGCAGGGGATCaagcaggctggggtggggggctatgAGGGgtcttcccccacctgcagggcccccCAGTTGACCACCCTCCCCCCACAGTGACCTGGCCCTGAGGAACTGCCTGCTCACAGCTGACCTGACTGTCAAGGTCGGGGACTACGGCCTGTCCCACAGCAAATACAGAGTaagtgtggggggtgggaggaggtggggactggtggggcCAAGGTGACCTGTCCCTGTCTGCTGGCAGGAGGACTACTTTGTGACAGCCGACCAGCTGTGGGTGCCTCTGCGCTGGATGGCACCTGAGCTGGTGGACGAGGTGCATAGCAACCTGCTGGTGGCTGGGCAGACCAAGGCCAGCAATGTGTGGTGAGTGGGCGGGGCCCAGGGACAGGCTGGGGGCCATCTGCTGCTGCCACCAGCCCTCTGCCACTCATTCATCTGCCTGCTTCCTAGGGTGGGTGTCTTCCTGGGACAGGCCTGTGCCATCAGCTGTGACACAGCAGGGACATCTCCACTGTGTTCCTGGTCCTTGACTGGGACCCTGCTTGCATCCTGCCTGCTTCCCATTAGAGCCCAGATGTGTAACCTGCCCTGATGCCCTCTCCCTCTGATCCCACCTCTCCCCAGCTGAGCCTCCCTGCCTGTCCCCTGCTGCTTCATGGTACAGGGCTCTGAGCTGTCACCAAATCCACAGTCCTGTGTCCCAGAGCTTCATGAGGCCACTGCCCACCAGAAGTAGCCTAGGGAGGTCTGCCCACCCATGTCCTAGACAatgccctggtcccccaccttccTCAGCAGCCTCATCTCTGCCCTGGTGTCACTTACTGTGTGTTGCTATGAGGTGGGGAATGAAGGAAgtgacaaacacaaacacacagctTACAGCAAGCcggcctggcttttttttttttttttttaaatttactttcccttttggtgcccttgtttttcattgttactgatgtcatcattgttaagacaggacagagagaaatgaagagaggaggggaagacagaggggtggggagaaagatacatacctgtagacctacttcactgcctgtgaattgacccccctgcaggtggggagccgggggctcgaaacggaatccttacgctggtccttgctttgcaccacctgcgcttaacccgctgaactaccgcccgactcccccgccTGGTTTTTATGAGCCGTGCCTTCCTGGCCTGGCGGGTGGCAGGCCACACCCTGCCTGGCCACCCCCCACATGTTGCCCTGCCTACAGGTCTCTGGGTGTGACCCTGTGGGAGCTGTTTGAGCTGGGCACACAGCCCTACCCGCAGCACTCAGACCGGCAGGTGCTGGCCTACACCGTCCGGGAGCAGCAGCTCAAGCTGCCCAGACCCCAGCTGTCACCCACCCTGTCCGACCGATGGTGAGACCCCACATCTGggcttgcaggtggggggggggggtggaggcgtCCCCACCAAAGGAGGCTTCCAGTTCCCTGAGAGCCAAAATGACTCCTGAGTTGCAGGGTTCCAGCCATTTCTGGCCAGAAGGGATATGATCTCTGTACCCCAAACTGGCCAGCAGGCAGGGTGGGGTGCGCTGTAGGGAACTGCCTCCGCCCCTGGGGTTCCCTTGCTCCCTGAGCATAACTGGGGATAGACGGGGGGTCGCTTAATCAGTGGTGGTCCCTTAACCGATCCCCCTAGAACGCAGAGAGCAAACCATGCTCAGCACTGAGACAACTACGTCCTTCTCTGAGGCGGGCGTGGTCACTAGGGGGCGTGGCCTGCCGGGTGGTCGGGTGGGCGTGGCCATGTCTGATCATGGCGCGGCGTTGCCGAGTGAGCGTGGCATCACCCGACAGGGGCGTGGTCAGACATGATAGGGCGTGACCATGCCGGGTGGGTGTGGCCGCGCGTGGCTTAGCCTAGCCTCTTACAGGTACGAAGTGATGCAGTTCTGCTGGCTACAGCCGGAGCAGCGGCCCACAGCCGAGGAGGTGCACCTGCTGCTCACTTACCTGTGCACACAGGGTACATCCGAGGTGGAGGAGGACTTTGAGCGGCGCTGGCGCTCCATGCGGCCGGGCGGGGGCGGCCTGGAGTCGGCGGGGCTGGCGCTGGGGGTGGCGGGCGAGCTGGCCGCCGCATCATCCTTCCCGCTGCTGGAGCAGTTCGCGGGGGACGGCTTCCACGGCGACGGTGACGACGTGCTGACGGTGACAGAGACAAGCCGCGGCCTCAACTTCGAGTACAACTGGGAGACAGGCCGCGGGGCTGAGGCTTTTCCGCCGCTGGGGGCCGTGCACCTGCAGGAGCCGGGGGCCCTCGACGGCGCACCTCCTGGTGTGGTGCCGGTGCTCAGCGCGCACAGCCCCTCGGTGGGCAGCGAGTACTTCATCCGCCTGGAGGAGCCCGCGTCCACCGCCGGCCACCACCAAGACTGCGCTGGCTGCGCCCCCAGGCCCCGCCGAGGCTCCCAGTCTCCCTCTGACGCCGGGGACCCCGATGACGACTCAGACGGCAGTGCAAGTGCCTCGCTAGCCATGGAGCCGCTGCTGGGCCGACCGCCGCCCTCGGACGACCCCTGGGGTGGCCGCTACCTGAGAGGGAGCCTTGGCCAGCCCCCGCCTTGGCCCTCGCGCTCACCCTCCCCTGAGGCCCAGATGCTGCAGTCCCCCAGAGCTGAGGACCTTGACTGGGGCGCTGTGGCTTTCTGCCCGCCCTTTTTGGAGGACCTGCCCAGCACACCCCCCACAGAGTCCCCAGGTGGAAAGGAGCAGCGGGCAACCAGGGGCAGCAGGGCTGCCTCACACAGACACTGGACCTCCAATGTGTctgccaacaacaacagtggccaGCGCTCCCAGGAGTGCTCAGAGCCCAGCTTCTCCCGCGGCTGTGTGGACTGCTGTCCTGACTCAGAGCAGcccccctgggccagcccagagttgcaccaccccctggccatGGAGGACTCCAGAGAATCCCTCCTCAGGCTGCAGGAGGTTGTCACCTGCCTGGTCACACCGCCCTGGACAGAGGATGGGGGCCATGGAGACCCTCCAGAGCTCAGGCTTACTGAGGAAGCTGAGGGTCCCAGTGGGCCCCCACTACCCctcccatccatcccatccccatcccaggaGGGAGCCCCACTCCCCGCTGAGGAGGCTGGTGCccccaccaccctgcctgcatctCCCACACCGGCCACTGAGCCAGCTGGACCCCAGGACAGTGGCAGCAACTTGCTGGAGCTGGAGGCATCAGGCAGTGAGGACGAAGACGCCACTGAGGCCACACCTGGTATTTTTACTGACCTGTCCAGTGATGGCCCACAGCCAGAGAGGCCCAGTATGGTGCCAGCCCTGCGCTCCCTGCAGAAGCAAGCAGGCACCCCCGACTCCCTGGACTCACTGGACATCCCATCCTCTGTCAGCAGTGGTGCCTATGAGTCTTGCAGCCCCTCAGCCATGGGAACTCCTGGTGTGCAGCCCCGTGCCTTGGACAGTGGCTATGACACAGAGAATTACGAGTCCCCCGAGTTTGTGCTCAAGGAAGCACACGAGTCCGGTGAGCTGGGGGCCTTTGGGGAGCAGATCTCTGAGGGCCAGAGCCCAGGGCCCGAGACCCAGCTCTCCACACTTCCAGGCGGCCTGAATGAGAAGAACCCCTACAGAGACTCAGCCTATTTCTCTGACCTGGACACAGAGCCAGAGCTGCCCTGTGCCCCTGAGACCCCAGACCCTGAGCTGGAATTGGGGAGCCCTCAGGGCCCAGCCACAGAGTCTGAAAGGATCTCCCTGGAAGCTGGGGTGCATGAGGAGGGCCTGCCCCTGCCGCTGCCCAGAGAAGCTTCCCCAGAACCTGGCCCTGACCCCacactgccacctcccaggccccccagcccagcccaggagcTGCCAGTGGTGCCCAGCCTTGGGGGCTCCATTTTCCTGCTGAGCCCAGTCACCAGTGCAGAGAACCAGGAGGCCCCAGGCCTACTGTCACCAGTGGCGCTGCAGAACCGGATAGGTGCCCCCTCCAGAGCCCCGCTCTGCCTGGCCCTGCCTGCAGCCCCTGAGGGCAGGCCTAAGGAGGAGGACAACGACGACAGCGACGAGTCGGATGAAGAGCTTTCCTGCTACAACATGCAGGAGCCTAGCGAGGACAGCGAGGAGGAGGCGCCCGTGCCGGTGGTGGTGGCTGAGCGCCAGAGCGCACACAACCTGCGCAGCCTGCTCAAGATGCCCAGCCTGCTGACCCAGGCCTTCTGTGAGGACCTGGAGCGCAAGAAGAAAGCCGTGTCTTTCTTCGACGATGTCACCGTCTACCTCTTTGACCAGGTGCGGAGGCCTCGCTGGCAGCGGGCAGACAGGGGCTGTGGTGCTGGGCCCGGTGGCCACCATGTGCTGCTCTACCCCTGCAGGAGAGCCCAACCCGGGAGGCTGGGGAGCCTCTCCTGGCAGCCAAGGAGCCGGCACCAACCTTCTTGGCCGGATCCTCTGGAGCTCTGGGCCGACCACGCCAGGCAGACAACTCCCGAGAAGGCTGCACCGCAGAGGGTgagctgggggcggggcctgatGCTTCGACGTCACGCGGGGCGGGGCCTTCCAGACACGTGACGTCACGCACATAGGGTCACGGTGTATCATCATGAGTGGACAGGGCCTTCGGGCGAGGCTTCGGGCTGGGACTCCTCAGTGTTGTATTAGTCACGCCCCTAGGCGCTAGGTGGGTGTGTGACGCCACGAGTGACGTGAACTGGTGACGTCCTGGCCCGCGTGACCTACTCTTTGCAGGAGGAGGGTTCCCCTGGGCGGAGGACTTCCCGCTGCTGTCCGCTGAGAAGCCGCCCCTGGCCACCCCTGCACCCCCCACGCCCCCCGCTCCAGGCCTCTTCTCGCGCTTCACTGTGTCGCCCGCGCCCGCGTCCCGCTTCTCTATCACCCACGTCTCAGACCCGGACGCCTGCGCCCAGCGAGGTGAGGCTGGGGGCGCCCGGCGGGAGGGACCCCAGCAGGGACCTAGGGGGCGGGCGGGTGCCTTCACTCCTGTCCCCTGTTCcctatggggaaactgaggccccaaGAGGTCGGGACACTCCCTGAACCATGGGCTTCGGACTGGACTCTCAGCACAGCCCGATTCTGCAGGGGCCTGTCTACATGGGACTACAGCCAGTGTCCCCCAGTCGCCCGCGGACACCTCCACTTCCCATAGGAAGGAGGGCGTGGTGCATCTGCTGGCCCTGGGTGCGTGCCCTGCAGAAACAGGCCTGGGATGGTAACCCTGGCAAGGCTGGCCGCTGGGAGCTTGGGGGCAGCTATCCTGGGGCTCCGTGTGCTATCATCACCCCCTTgctcatcctcccccccccccccgtttgccAGGGCCTGCAGCGGGTGCTGAGGGCAGCTGCAAAGAGGCTTGAGGCACAGGCAAACCCCACCCAGAGGCTGACGTCACTGGAGTCCCAGCTCCAGCAGCATGGACAATAGTGACCAAGAATGAGTGGCTGCTCCCAGTGCCCGGGTTTCCTGCGCCCCCCCACCCTCCGTTGGTCAGCAAGGACACAGGCTGCCCTCTGGCTCTGGACAGAGTGAGCCCGGGGTGTCTGAGGCTGGTCTGCCCTGGATACTGGGGTTCTCTACACCCCTGGGGGCCCCAGGCAGCTATGTCCACCCTTTACTGCCCTCCAGTCTGAGGCCCAGTGATGGACTCTGAGGCTTGGGGGGGGGTCTTGCTTTTGGCAAGAGGCCCCCTGGGATAGACTCTGACACCCTCTGCCTGACCCTCCTGGTTCTGGCTTTGCTCAATGTAGGAGGGGGCCCCAGGCCCCTCACCTTGTCTGTGGCTccaagcctcccctccccccaccagctGACTCAACTGGACTTGAGTGTCCCCCCACTCTGACTGCCAAGGGAAGGGGGCCCACACCCCACGACTAGTCAGGGGCTCCTGAtgcagggatggggtgggggcaggggggacaGGGTCATGCAGGGCATATTTTTGTAATCACTGTTGTATGAGCGAATGAGAATAGGGCGATTTTAAGTTATTGTTGCCAAAGAGATGTAAAGTTTACTGTTGCTTCTGGGGTGTGTCTATGGGGgggattgtttttgttttgtttcctgtttatagtTTGAGGCATAAGACGCTGATGCAATGActttcttgttccttttttttaaaagagaaagcaagctaaggaataaaaaaaaagcacttcTAAGTGTGTCCTTTCTTTTGTGGGACTGTAGTCAGAAGCtgggcaggtgggggtctggccaTGTGGAGGTGGTGCTCAGCTGCTGGCTTTGCCAGGGTGGGCACTGTAACTGTTGGCACAGCTGAGCAGAAAGGCTGCATTGTTGGCACAGTAGGTAGAAGAGAGGTGGAGTGGCCTGGACCAGAGCAGTGATGGGAACCACTCTGTCCACTTCTGTTGTGAGTTGGATTTGGCCACTTCTGCCCTGTGATTCTACCTCCCACCCACTAGAAACCTCCTGTTGTGGCAGCGAGAGGCAGGGAGTCCTCCCATCTGTCCCACATTGTCCTAGGGCAAAGCAGGTGGGGTGGTGAATTCTTAGGGGGATGATATCTGGAACTTGTCCCCATGTCAGTGGTCACCACGGTTGAGTTTCAGCCACAAACATCAGAAAGTAGATCCAGTTAGAATGTGAAAAAATTGTATTTTAGCTGGAACTCAGAAGCAGATGGGCTGGGGCAGAACCTCTGACAGTGGACACAGTGGGGGTGGAAGGGCCCAGGAAGGAGGGCCTGGTGAGGCCTCCCACAGCTGACTGCAAGAGTGGGGTGTCCCAGCAGGGGGTCCAATGCTTTTAACAGTCCTCTTCAAAGAAGGGTGCAGTGCCCCCTGCTGTTCCCTGTCTCAGGTGACAGCACAGTTAGCATGGGCTGGGGGCAACTGCTTATTGAGCACTCAGTTGGGGACCACCCTGAggatgccactgcccacccctagCCAGCAGGTCTGGTAGGGGCCAGCCCCTCCATCGTTGGCTTGAGGCCACTCCCACAGGGCTAGCTGGGTCCTGCCCAGGCCAGATGGTGGGGTGGCCAGCGCTGGGCAGGTCTCAGGTATGGAAGTGGACAATGCTCTGATggagcaggggtggggcaggcagtgggTGTGGGCCAGCCATCAGCCCAGGATGGGAGCAGACCTGTCATTGGTTACTGTGGGCTTCAGCTGGACATTGGTGAAGGGGTTcctgaggagagaagaggagatgggGTTAGTGTGGGCAAGCCTGTTGCACCCCTAGAACCACCCCCTGCCCCGCAAGAGACCCTGGTCAGTGGCCCAGGCTTGGTGTTCAGAACCAATGGGCAGTGATGGCCTTTCAGAGGGATTTGGGGGGTGCTCCCATGGAAGAAGGGAGTGTGTGGGGTCCTCTCTGCACTCTCCACTCTGCCTACGGGGACATGTCACCTGGTAACCATGTGGACAGACATGGGCCACCACACAGGCCTGCCCCATACATGCCAGGGGATGGGGCCTGGCCAGCTAGACAGACTGGGGCCAGGCACATCGGCAGAGACAGGGTGGCTGGGGTGGACTCTGCCCCCTGCAGAGGGCACCTGCCTCCTAGGGGCCACACCACTCCCTGTGCATGGGGCAGGTTCCATGGATAGATGGGACACTCCAGACAAGGGAAGACAGGGATGAGATGAATGTGGGGGCCACAGCGGGGCACTCTTGGCCTCCACAGGTGCAGTGCAGGGCACGGGCTGGGGGGGGGCACAGGACGCAGGTAGCCTGCTGACAGCACAGATGGCACATGGGACATGGACAGGACCACACTTCCAGCTACAAGCATTACCTGGGGCAGGAGTCACCTCTGGCAGTGCTGGTGGAACATCTGAGGGGTGGCCACTGGGCATGTGGTCCAGCCTGCCTCAGGGGAGGGTGCTAGGGGCACCACCCTGCATGTTTCCCAAACCTAAGACTGCACTGAGCTAGGACACACTACTGGGGAGGGGCAGACCAAGACTGTCTTCTTACTTCTGggttgagccctgagtcctgtgaTGGGGACCCCATTAACATCTGGATCTgcaggctgggaggtagcacaatagaTGGGTATGTTGGAGTCTTGGTCATGGGGTCCTGAGGTCCTAAGCTTGATCCCTGGTGTCACATATGCCAGATGGATTCTCTGGATATTtttcttaatcactcactcactctaataaaataaaagcctttgAAATCTGATTACCAAATTACAGTACTGCCAAATCTGGTCACTCCTAGGGGTGTCCTTGCTTCTGATCCATGCTCCTGATCTGTGACTACATGCCACACTACTATCATACTGCTGTGATGAGGGAAGGGCACCCAGGCCCTGGCTGCCACCTGACCAGACCCTGTTCTAGACAACAGCTTTGTGTCTCTGGCTGTCCCTTTCCCACTCAGCGTCAAGGTGGCTGGTCCTGGGAGGTGGGACacggagacagaggggagagtgTGGGCCCTGCTTAGGGGTAGGAGAAGGGGCTGTGACTTCTGTATTGATCAAGCTAGAGGGCAGAATGGCCAGGGGGCAGTAGCTTGGCTTCCTGTCTTGACGCTCCCAGTCCCCTTAGGGAGGGTGGAGGGCAAGAGACCACCACTTCTACAGGGAGAAGGGCTCCCAAGAgtctctctggtctctggtcagCACTGTCCTCCCTCTAATACTGCGGTGCATACCCTAGATTCTAAGGAGAGGAGCCAGGCTCTCCAGGAACCTCCTCCTGCAATCCCCTCATAGTGTAGACCAGAGTCTTGGGGTATCAAGACCCTTGAGCATATAGCACCTTCTAGAATGTTCTGTGAAAGAACAGGAAAATGCACTGGAGACTACTCATGACCCTGGTGGGTGGAGTGTGAGAACTAAACTGACAGGACCTAACAGGATGAGGCTTCTCGCAAACCCACTGCTCTCTAGGGCAGAGGCACATAGGCATCTGTTGCTGGAGCTAGCAGTGCCAGGGTGCCTCCCGGCAGTGCACCTGGTAGGTGACTAACAAGAGCCAAGTCCACAAAGTGCAGGGCTGTGCTGGAGAAGAGTTGGTTAAAAGTCACATTGGGCTAGTCAATCTTTCACAGAGAGCAAACAGACTTGTACTGGTAGCCTCTGCCTGGCAACGTAGGTCTGAGTGGCAGGAGGCCTCTGCACTGCCCCATGGGTGGCCCTGGGACACCTGTCTTGGAGCCCCATCCTTGAGGTTTGTCTCTGTGGGTGTCTGCTGCCCACTGTCGCTCACATTCATTTCCAGCAGCTTCGTTCCCAGAGCCACCGTGATGGCGGACAATCGTCTGTGATTATTTTCTGAGTCAACTGCTTGCATACAGGGTACAGCTGCGTCGCCGTCAAGTACCATGTTCTGCGGGGAGTCCGGTGCTCTTGGATGTGCGTGGAGCCCAAGTCTTCAGGGCGAGTGCCTGCCCTTTTGGAGTTGATGTGCTGGCATTTCCAGACTCCTCAAACTGCCCAGGGGTACCCTCTCCCCCAACTGAAGGTGGGGCCAGGCTGACAGTGCATCTGGGCGATGCATTAGGGACCCCGATTTCTACCCTGTGTCACTACACCCAGACAGAAGCTGTGCTGGCCTGTGCTCCCTGGGGCAGgacaggcagctggctgccagTGTGCTCTGGTGACCACCAGCAGAGCTGCTGTGCCCCCCATGTCAGCTGGGCACTAGGCAGGGTGCTGGGGGTGAAAGACCCACTCACCTGGCCATGGTCCCCCCACATCTCTCCACAGGTGGCTCACCACCCGAGCTCATCAGAGGCAAGAGAGAAATCCAGGCTGAAGCCCTGTGTCCACAGCGGGCTGCCACAGGGGTGGGGGTCAGCGGAAGCCAGCAGCCCCATAAGCTTCCAGAGAGGAGGACAGCACCCACAGAGATATCAGGGAAAACAAAGGCCCAGAGCCCATAGCCCAGAATGGAGGTAGCTTGCAGACCCTCAGACCCCAGTCCTTTATGCCCACAGGCGAGGCCTGAGGGCGTGGCAGAGCTGGGATGTGGCTGAGCAGCGTAAGAGCAAGGGCACTTACTACTCTAGTCAGCAGCTCAGAATCGGGCCACCTCCACATCAGAGCTGCAAGGAAACACAAGACTGGTTGGTGGCAGAGTGTATGGGGGGTGTGTGCTCCCCCTGACCCCTGCCCAAGTGTTCTGGAGGCTGCTGGGTACATAGGGGTGGGGAGGCTGGAAGGAAGCACCACACCCAACtcgatgcaataaataaaacttttattcaAACAACTGCAGTACAGGGCACAATTCtgatttaaaaaaccaaaaaaaccaaaaaaaaaaaaaaccaaaaaacccaaaaggaggaaaggaaaaatattctCAGCACTTTACATCTTCACACAAGGTCTGCGGTTTGTGTGTACATTCATCCACGGGTCATGGAATCCCCTGGATTTGAGATCTCTTCGCAGAATGCCCAGGCTAGCCCCAGAGGCGCTTTTCAAAACACAGGTGTGAGTCCTGGTTTGCAAgattaggttctttttttttttttttttccttccttaagTATAAAACAGGCCTTTCTGAGTCTTGAGccacttcacacacacacttatcggCTATGGTCCTAGTCCGAGGGCAGCGCTTGCTAAATGACATCAGAAAAAGGGGGTGTCCTCGACTTGGCAGGGGCTCCCACGGTGGGGCGGGCTGGGGGGCACCCTCGCCCACTGCCCAGATTCAGGGTGTGAGAAGACAAAACCAGTAGCTGCTGAGTCCAGCGTGGCGCTTTCTAAAGTCACCGAGACATACAAAAAGATGAGAGCGTTTAGGGACAGGCGCAGGGCCTCGTGCCCAGGGCGCCCTCCCTGGGGCTAGCCTTGGACCCTGGTCCCACATGGCCAGGGCGCCCCTGCTGGCGGCCTTGTTCATCCAGCAGGTAAAGGAGTGGCTTGCAGAAGGTGTGGGGTGGGTGGTCTCGGGGCTCTTTGGAAAGTCCGTGTGTGGCCAGGTGGTGCCCATACCTGCCCCCACTCCACTGGGCAGGCCACCTTGGGGCACTGGGCAGCGGCCTCCCTCATAGGAGCAGCCAGCTTCCTCAGGAggcactggggtggggagggggccccGGGCACCCCCATCCTGTCGCGGGTGCCCCTGTGGGCAGGATAGTCAGATGCAGAATGACAGAACGTACACTGGAGTCCATGcatgtctgttttttgtttgtcagggggaaaaaaaaaaagagtccttttccccattttttttttcttttttggttttttgtttgtttgttttgtttttctttttcttcaaactTTGGGCCCAGGTGGAGCCTTCGGAAAGGGACACTGAGTCATGGacatggcaggtggggagcagaggcaagGACACCCCACCAGATGGGACACATGGGGTGAGGGGTGGCTTGTAAACTCAGGGAGCAGAGGTGGGGCAGCACCATGGACCCTGGGGTGTCAGAGTCTGGGGGTCACCAacaaaaaggcggggggggggaaggggtgggaggggCGGCGGGGGGAGAAAAGAACCCAAGAAGAGACCAGCACACGCTGAGAAGAGACCGGTGGAGACCACAGATTGGGGGTCCTCCGAGCAGTGGCTGCCTGTGGTCAGCGTCCTCACACTGTGGACACCAGCGTGCCGCTGCCACTGCAAAGCAAGCACAGGACGGCTGCggcagcaccccaggccccacccGCCCAGCCCAGGAGGAGGCAGGGCTAGGACGGTTGAGTCTAGGTAccacagatgaagagctgggccAAAAACAGTGctgggggaccccccccccccagtggtggGTCCCAGGTCCAGCTGGATATCCACTAATGGGcctgtccccacccacccacttggTGAGATCCTGCCTGTGTCCCACTCTTCTGAGGGGGGGGTCAGGCCCAAGGATCAGAATAGGCCCAGAGTGGCCCCCTCAGTCTCCTCTCCCTGGAGATTCTCCCCATCCCAGTCCCCTTGAGACTTGGGActccccctctctcacacacacaactgTTCATGGAAATCAGGATGCATCAGAGAAGTGCTTACCTGCTCACAGCCCTTGGCCCATAGTCGTCCAGGCCCTAGGAGGAAGGGGCATGGGTCAGCAAGGGTCCCGGGCACCACAAGGTGTGGGCAGGGCT of Erinaceus europaeus chromosome 14, mEriEur2.1, whole genome shotgun sequence contains these proteins:
- the AATK gene encoding serine/threonine-protein kinase LMTK1 isoform X7, whose product is MLSLAYLIARCTSSVLAISGQHQQEFENAEGEEYAAELSMQGSPTAVPNGPDVYILPLTEVSLPMAKQPGRSVQLLKSADLGRHSLLYLEEIGHGWFGKVFLGEVNSGLSSMQVLVKELQASASVQEQMHFLEEAQAYRALKHDNLLQCLAQCAEVTPYLLVMEFCPMGDLKGYLRSCRVAESMAPDPLTLQRMACEVSCGVLHLHRHNYVHSDLALRNCLLTADLTVKVGDYGLSHSKYREDYFVTADQLWVPLRWMAPELVDEVHSNLLVAGQTKASNVWSLGVTLWELFELGTQPYPQHSDRQVLAYTVREQQLKLPRPQLSPTLSDRWYEVMQFCWLQPEQRPTAEEVHLLLTYLCTQGTSEVEEDFERRWRSMRPGGGGLESAGLALGVAGELAAASSFPLLEQFAGDGFHGDGDDVLTVTETSRGLNFEYNWETGRGAEAFPPLGAVHLQEPGALDGAPPGVVPVLSAHSPSVGSEYFIRLEEPASTAGHHQDCAGCAPRPRRGSQSPSDAGDPDDDSDGSASASLAMEPLLGRPPPSDDPWGGRYLRGSLGQPPPWPSRSPSPEAQMLQSPRAEDLDWGAVAFCPPFLEDLPSTPPTESPGGKEQRATRGSRAASHRHWTSNVSANNNSGQRSQECSEPSFSRGCVDCCPDSEQPPWASPELHHPLAMEDSRESLLRLQEVVTCLVTPPWTEDGGHGDPPELRLTEEAEGPSGPPLPLPSIPSPSQEGAPLPAEEAGAPTTLPASPTPATEPAGPQDSGSNLLELEASGSEDEDATEATPGIFTDLSSDGPQPERPSMVPALRSLQKQAGTPDSLDSLDIPSSVSSGAYESCSPSAMGTPGVQPRALDSGYDTENYESPEFVLKEAHESGELGAFGEQISEGQSPGPETQLSTLPGGLNEKNPYRDSAYFSDLDTEPELPCAPETPDPELELGSPQGPATESERISLEAGVHEEGLPLPLPREASPEPGPDPTLPPPRPPSPAQELPVVPSLGGSIFLLSPVTSAENQEAPGLLSPVALQNRIGAPSRAPLCLALPAAPEGRPKEEDNDDSDESDEELSCYNMQEPSEDSEEEAPVPVVVAERQSAHNLRSLLKMPSLLTQAFCEDLERKKKAVSFFDDVTVYLFDQESPTREAGEPLLAAKEPAPTFLAGSSGALGRPRQADNSREGCTAEGGGFPWAEDFPLLSAEKPPLATPAPPTPPAPGLFSRFTVSPAPASRFSITHVSDPDACAQRGACLHGTTASVPQSPADTSTSHRKEGVVHLLALGPAAGAEGSCKEA